CGTGGCACAATAAACGGCTGAGATTAAAATCAAACGcagtgaaacaaaaacaaaaaccctcgGCCgcattagcttcttcttcgtcttctttcttcttcacttctgCCTCTTAGGGTTAAGCAAGAGAGAAACTAGAGATGAGGTTGATAACGCACAACATGCTTTCCTGCAACATCAAAGGAGTCACCAGTGGATTTCCTCTACGGATCGAAGCTGGGAACGTGATTGAGAAGGAAGTCGATTTCAATCCCGATTTTATCAGGCACATGTTCGCGAAGATTGAGTGGAAAGCTCTGGTGGAAGGTGCGCGTTCCATGGGATACGCTGAGTTACCGGAGGAATCTCCGGACGCCGCGGTGCTGAAATCAGATGAGCCCTTCCTTAAGAAACTCCACCACGCGTTGCTCGAGCTCCACCTTGAGGAAGGCGCGCTTGTTTGCCCTGAGACTGGACGGAAGTTTCCGGTTAATAAAGGAATCCCAAATATGCTTCTCCATGAAGA
This sequence is a window from Arabidopsis thaliana chromosome 1 sequence. Protein-coding genes within it:
- a CDS encoding Trm112p-like protein (Trm112p-like protein; CONTAINS InterPro DOMAIN/s: Protein of unknown function DUF343 (InterPro:IPR005651); BEST Arabidopsis thaliana protein match is: Trm112p-like protein (TAIR:AT1G78190.1); Has 419 Blast hits to 419 proteins in 198 species: Archae - 0; Bacteria - 0; Metazoa - 151; Fungi - 129; Plants - 62; Viruses - 0; Other Eukaryotes - 77 (source: NCBI BLink).) produces the protein MRLITHNMLSCNIKGVTSGFPLRIEAGNVIEKEVDFNPDFIRHMFAKIEWKALVEGARSMGYAELPEESPDAAVLKSDEPFLKKLHHALLELHLEEGALVCPETGRKFPVNKGIPNMLLHEDEV